In one window of Flavobacterium ginsengisoli DNA:
- a CDS encoding six-hairpin glycosidase produces the protein MITFQNIKTNIITTATILLACTAVNAQNDTVRYVGKTLSNIDYHHGQLSPAVGVHATQIMRASREHPEKADGFGWTYNHQPMMAYWNNTFYLHYLSDPSGEHIPPSQTLLMTSKDGVTWTKPEVIFPIYRIPDGWKKEGVEGVAKNLDAIMHQRMGFYTSKDNRLFALAYYGIAMDEKDDPNDGKGIGRVIREIKKDGSFGEIYFIRYNKTWDKSKSKFPFYTASKDKGLKKACEEILSEPLVLQQWVEEADRDDELIPLQKPYKAFSYYHLPNGNVVGLWKHALTSISRNGGKSWDYMPLRAPGFVNSNAKIWGQKTSDNRYATLYNPSEYRWPLAISTSDDGLNYKDLLLVHGEVSPMRYGGNYKSAGPQYVRGITEKNGTPPDGKIWVGYSMNKEDIWVASIPVPVTSVVTENVNDVFNNLPDGQELKLWNTYDLSWASTKIEKKADGKKWLTLRDQDYFDYSRAERVIPFASKMEAVFTVKPEQNNHGLLQIEFQNKQGLPSVRLIFDSDGELKVKNGARLSSVTKYEANKAYTITVKLDAKNRQYTIKVNDGKESTKIFYAPTDGFERIMFRTGEQRHSPDPDTAPDTDDYDDLPQTGKLIPEAVFNIESLITKKL, from the coding sequence ATGATTACTTTCCAAAACATAAAAACCAACATCATTACAACAGCCACAATCCTTTTGGCATGTACCGCTGTAAATGCGCAGAACGATACTGTGCGTTATGTTGGCAAAACACTTTCAAACATCGATTACCATCACGGACAATTGAGTCCTGCCGTTGGAGTCCACGCTACACAAATCATGCGTGCAAGCCGTGAACATCCTGAAAAAGCAGATGGTTTTGGATGGACGTACAATCACCAGCCGATGATGGCGTATTGGAATAATACCTTTTATCTGCATTATTTAAGCGACCCATCAGGCGAACATATTCCGCCAAGCCAAACTTTATTAATGACTTCTAAAGATGGCGTAACGTGGACAAAACCTGAAGTAATTTTTCCAATTTATAGAATTCCTGACGGATGGAAGAAAGAAGGCGTTGAAGGCGTTGCCAAAAATCTGGATGCGATTATGCATCAAAGAATGGGCTTTTATACGTCAAAAGACAACCGACTTTTTGCTTTAGCCTATTACGGAATTGCAATGGATGAAAAAGATGATCCAAACGATGGAAAAGGAATTGGTCGTGTGATTCGTGAAATCAAGAAAGACGGTAGTTTCGGCGAAATTTATTTCATTAGATACAACAAAACTTGGGACAAATCGAAATCGAAATTCCCATTTTATACCGCATCAAAAGACAAAGGTTTGAAAAAAGCCTGCGAAGAAATCTTATCAGAACCTTTGGTTTTACAGCAATGGGTAGAAGAAGCCGATCGTGATGATGAATTAATTCCGTTACAGAAACCTTATAAAGCCTTTAGTTATTACCATTTGCCAAACGGAAATGTAGTAGGATTATGGAAACACGCTTTAACTTCAATAAGTAGAAATGGTGGAAAATCTTGGGATTATATGCCATTGCGTGCTCCTGGATTTGTAAACAGCAATGCTAAAATCTGGGGACAAAAAACGTCAGACAATCGTTATGCAACGCTTTATAATCCGTCGGAATATCGCTGGCCTTTGGCAATTTCAACAAGCGATGACGGATTAAATTATAAAGATTTATTATTGGTTCATGGAGAAGTAAGTCCGATGCGTTACGGTGGAAATTATAAATCAGCAGGTCCTCAATACGTTCGTGGAATTACAGAGAAAAATGGAACTCCGCCAGATGGAAAAATCTGGGTGGGTTACAGTATGAACAAAGAAGATATTTGGGTGGCTTCGATCCCTGTTCCTGTAACTTCGGTAGTAACAGAAAATGTAAATGACGTTTTCAATAATCTTCCTGACGGACAAGAGTTAAAATTGTGGAATACGTATGACCTTTCATGGGCATCAACCAAAATCGAAAAGAAAGCCGATGGTAAAAAATGGCTGACGTTAAGAGATCAGGATTATTTTGATTATTCCCGTGCCGAAAGAGTGATTCCTTTCGCATCAAAAATGGAAGCCGTTTTCACAGTAAAACCAGAGCAAAATAATCACGGTTTATTACAGATTGAATTCCAAAACAAACAAGGTTTGCCTTCCGTAAGATTGATTTTTGATTCGGATGGAGAATTAAAGGTGAAAAATGGTGCGCGTTTGAGTTCGGTTACAAAATACGAAGCAAACAAAGCATATACAATCACAGTTAAGTTAGATGCTAAAAACCGTCAGTACACTATAAAAGTAAACGATGGAAAAGAATCAACAAAGATATTTTACGCGCCAACAGACGGTTTCGAGCGAATCATGTTTAGAACGGGAGAACAGAGACATTCGCCAGATCCAGACACAGCGCCAGACACAGACGATTACGACGATCTGCCTCAAACCGGAAAATTAATCCCAGAAGCAGTATTCAATATCGAATCTTTGATTACTAAAAAGTTATAA
- a CDS encoding glycosyl hydrolase family 95 catalytic domain-containing protein — translation MLADFFLDFMVIDPNTKYLVVVPSSSPENTHAGGTGKATIASGTTMDNQLVFDLFTHVMEASALVSPDACLCEKSK, via the coding sequence GTGCTTGCTGATTTCTTTTTGGATTTCATGGTGATAGATCCAAACACAAAATATTTAGTTGTTGTTCCTTCAAGTTCTCCTGAAAACACACACGCAGGCGGAACAGGAAAAGCAACAATTGCATCAGGAACTACAATGGATAATCAGTTGGTTTTTGATTTATTTACGCATGTTATGGAAGCTTCGGCTTTGGTTTCTCCTGATGCTTGCTTATGTGAAAAAAGTAAGTGA
- a CDS encoding glycosyl hydrolase family 95 catalytic domain-containing protein, translating to MKKVSDALAKMPPMKVGKHNQLQEWQEDWDNPKDNHRHVSHLYGLYPSNQISPIKTPELFEATKQSLIYRTDESTGWSMGWKVNLWARLLDGNHAYKLIQDQLHLVTADQRKGGGTYPNMLDAHQPFQIDGNFGCTAGFAEMLMQSQEDAIHLLPALPSVWKDGSIKGLVARGGFVIDMTWKNNKVSELKIYSKIGGNCRLKVENRLKGSSLKKAKGKNPNSLFYDVEVKKPIISKEAKLPKVQLPTYNIYDVNMKAGQTYTFSGN from the coding sequence GTGAAAAAAGTAAGTGATGCTTTGGCAAAAATGCCACCAATGAAAGTCGGAAAACACAATCAGTTGCAGGAATGGCAGGAGGATTGGGATAACCCGAAGGACAATCACAGACACGTTTCGCATTTGTACGGATTGTATCCAAGTAATCAGATTTCGCCAATTAAGACGCCTGAATTATTTGAAGCGACCAAACAATCTTTAATTTACAGAACAGACGAATCTACAGGTTGGTCAATGGGCTGGAAAGTGAATTTATGGGCGAGATTATTAGACGGAAATCATGCTTATAAATTAATTCAGGATCAATTGCATTTGGTAACAGCGGATCAAAGAAAAGGTGGCGGAACGTATCCGAATATGTTAGATGCGCATCAGCCATTTCAAATTGACGGAAATTTTGGATGCACAGCCGGTTTTGCAGAAATGTTAATGCAGAGTCAGGAAGATGCGATTCATTTATTGCCTGCTTTGCCAAGCGTTTGGAAAGATGGAAGCATAAAAGGGTTAGTGGCAAGAGGTGGATTTGTAATTGATATGACTTGGAAAAATAATAAAGTTTCGGAGTTAAAAATCTATTCGAAAATAGGGGGAAACTGCCGATTGAAAGTTGAGAATAGACTGAAAGGTTCTTCGCTTAAAAAAGCAAAAGGAAAGAATCCGAATTCGTTGTTTTACGATGTAGAAGTGAAGAAACCGATTATTTCTAAAGAAGCAAAACTGCCTAAAGTGCAATTGCCAACTTACAATATTTATGATGTAAATATGAAAGCAGGGCAGACGTATACTTTTTCGGGGAATTAA
- a CDS encoding glycoside hydrolase family 95 protein: MKLKIKITAICIGIFSLTATAQNDLKLWYDKPASIWNEALPLGNGRLGAMVFGDPAVERLQLNEETIWAGSPNSNAHNKSIKALPIVRQLIFDGKFEEAQDLATQDIMSQTNDGMPYQTFGSVYISFAGHQKYTDYYRDLDISNATAKVKYKVNGVEFTREILTAFSDQVIVVKLSASQPGQITCNVFMNSPIDKTVASTEGNRIILSGVGTNFEGVKGKVKFQGRLTAKNKGGEIDASNGVLSINKADEVILYISIATNFKNYQDISGDEIAKSKDYLAKAEVKDFETIKKAHVDYYQKFFNRVALNLGSNDLIKKPTNERIRDFSKQFDPQLASLYFQFGRYLLISSSQPGGQPANLQGIWNDMVTPPWDSKYTTNINAEMNYWPAQVTNLQEMHEPFVQMAKELAVTGAETAKTMYNASGWVLHHNTDIWRVTAPVDSAASGMWPTGGAWVCQDLWERYLYTGDKKYLAEIYPIMKGAC, encoded by the coding sequence ATGAAGTTAAAAATTAAAATAACGGCAATCTGTATCGGAATTTTTTCCTTGACAGCAACAGCACAAAATGACCTAAAATTATGGTACGATAAACCCGCATCAATCTGGAACGAAGCTTTACCTTTAGGCAACGGACGTTTGGGTGCAATGGTTTTTGGCGATCCAGCGGTAGAACGTTTACAATTGAACGAAGAAACCATTTGGGCAGGTTCTCCAAACAGCAATGCACATAATAAATCTATTAAAGCACTTCCAATTGTTCGTCAGTTAATTTTTGACGGAAAATTTGAAGAAGCGCAGGATTTGGCGACGCAAGATATTATGTCGCAAACTAATGACGGAATGCCGTATCAGACTTTTGGAAGCGTTTATATTTCATTCGCTGGACATCAAAAATATACGGATTATTACCGTGATTTAGATATCAGCAATGCTACGGCGAAAGTAAAATACAAGGTAAACGGTGTTGAATTTACGAGAGAAATTTTAACCGCATTTTCAGATCAGGTAATTGTAGTAAAACTTTCTGCTAGTCAGCCGGGACAGATTACTTGTAATGTTTTCATGAACAGTCCGATTGATAAGACAGTTGCATCCACAGAAGGAAATCGGATTATACTTTCGGGAGTTGGAACTAACTTTGAAGGTGTAAAAGGAAAAGTAAAATTTCAAGGCCGATTAACAGCTAAAAACAAAGGCGGTGAAATAGATGCCAGCAACGGTGTTTTAAGTATCAACAAAGCTGATGAAGTAATTTTATACATTTCTATTGCTACGAATTTCAAAAACTATCAGGATATTTCAGGAGATGAAATTGCGAAAAGCAAAGATTATTTAGCAAAAGCCGAAGTAAAAGATTTTGAAACGATTAAGAAAGCCCACGTTGATTATTACCAAAAATTCTTCAACAGAGTTGCTTTAAATTTAGGCTCAAATGATTTGATTAAGAAACCAACAAACGAAAGAATCAGGGATTTCTCTAAACAATTTGACCCGCAATTGGCGAGTTTGTATTTCCAGTTTGGACGTTATCTTTTAATTTCAAGTTCACAGCCAGGCGGACAGCCAGCCAATTTACAAGGAATTTGGAACGACATGGTCACTCCGCCTTGGGATAGTAAATACACAACAAACATTAATGCCGAAATGAATTACTGGCCGGCACAAGTAACCAATTTGCAGGAAATGCACGAACCTTTTGTACAAATGGCAAAAGAGTTGGCTGTAACTGGTGCAGAAACTGCCAAAACAATGTACAATGCTAGCGGTTGGGTTTTACATCACAATACCGATATTTGGCGTGTAACTGCTCCGGTAGATTCAGCTGCGTCGGGAATGTGGCCGACGGGTGGCGCTTGGGTTTGTCAGGATTTATGGGAAAGATATTTATATACAGGAGATAAAAAATATTTAGCAGAAATTTATCCAATCATGAAAGGTGCTTGCTGA
- a CDS encoding glycoside hydrolase family 78 protein encodes MNISKSILTFIFVFFFFISNGQILPVRLTTEMAENPLAVVENQPKLSWLLVSKESNASQVAYLILVASSEEKLNNDDGDIWNSGRVNTDKNLHIVYNGKPLKSETKYFWKVKVWNQSGKVSKWSKTAIFRTASLESDLNPIWIGAITKADSHLPEGRNYHTATFNREKKMSFINASDSLARRSIMLRKPFEIEKAVKEAVVYISGLGHYELTINGKKVGNSQFAPLWTDYDKTVNYNVYELNAKEFQKGDNVIGVLLGNGMYNTLAERYTKFFVSFGPSTLFFKMKIKYNDGSEEIIKSDRTWKYSKSPITYNSIFGGEDYNANLEQKDWNRKGFKDRDWKKVVIQEAPKGVLRPQTASPVTIQKQYEVQTVKELKPNFYVFDMGQNLSGFPTIKVKGKRGQSIRVWVAEGLNEEGTIAQGRSGKPYYYDYTLKGDGVEEWTPKFSFYGYQYVQIENINYKEDKNKEFPTLVDLKSNFIYNSAGEAGNFACSNEIFNKTHELINNSIKSNFQSVFTDCPQREKLGWLEEIQLNGPGLMFNYNLQNFLPATMQNISDSQRDNGLIPTIVPEYVIFGGDFTDSPEWGVTGVILPWMYYEYYGDASLLEKYFPVMKNYVDYLGTKATNHIVSHGLGDWYDYGTHPAGYSKNSPIALSATSHYYYGAYLVAKASKLLGKTEDFEKYDTLASEIKTAFNKEFFNEETKQYGTNSQFSNAVPIFMDIVEPQYKEAVMQNLLADIKEKGDRLTTGDVGNRYLFQTLARNGENETMYRMHNHYDAPGYGFQIKFGLTTLTEQWDPRKGNSWNHFMLGQIEEWFYQSLAGIMSDPEKPGFKHFFIQPEVVGDMTFAKADYQSVYGKIASSWEKKDGKFILTVQIPVNTTATIKLPVAKNSEIKIDNKKVRVGFDEKAQKPVLELGSGIYTIECQL; translated from the coding sequence GTGAATATTTCAAAATCCATATTAACCTTCATTTTTGTTTTTTTCTTTTTCATTTCAAATGGACAAATTCTGCCTGTACGTTTAACAACAGAAATGGCTGAAAATCCATTAGCAGTTGTCGAGAATCAGCCAAAATTAAGCTGGCTATTGGTTTCAAAAGAATCCAATGCATCGCAAGTTGCTTATTTGATTTTAGTAGCTTCATCAGAAGAAAAATTAAATAATGACGACGGAGATATTTGGAACAGCGGAAGAGTTAATACCGACAAAAACTTGCATATCGTTTATAATGGAAAACCATTAAAAAGCGAAACCAAATATTTCTGGAAAGTAAAAGTTTGGAATCAGTCAGGTAAAGTTTCTAAATGGAGTAAAACAGCTATTTTCAGAACCGCTTCGTTAGAATCAGATTTAAATCCAATTTGGATTGGGGCGATTACAAAAGCCGACAGTCATTTGCCAGAAGGAAGAAATTACCACACAGCCACTTTCAACAGAGAAAAAAAGATGTCCTTTATCAATGCTTCCGATTCTTTGGCAAGAAGAAGTATCATGTTACGTAAACCTTTCGAAATAGAAAAAGCAGTCAAAGAAGCTGTAGTTTACATTTCGGGTCTAGGACATTACGAATTGACTATCAACGGGAAAAAAGTGGGTAACAGTCAATTTGCGCCTTTGTGGACCGATTATGACAAAACAGTCAATTACAATGTTTATGAATTAAATGCAAAAGAATTTCAAAAAGGTGATAACGTAATTGGTGTTTTGTTAGGAAACGGAATGTACAATACGCTTGCTGAAAGATATACCAAATTCTTTGTGAGTTTTGGACCGTCGACTTTATTCTTCAAAATGAAAATCAAGTATAATGATGGTTCAGAAGAAATTATAAAGTCAGATAGAACTTGGAAATACAGCAAAAGTCCTATTACCTATAATAGTATTTTTGGAGGAGAAGATTACAATGCCAATCTAGAACAAAAAGACTGGAATCGTAAAGGTTTCAAAGATAGAGATTGGAAAAAAGTAGTGATTCAGGAAGCACCAAAAGGAGTTTTAAGACCTCAGACTGCATCGCCAGTTACCATTCAGAAACAATACGAAGTGCAAACCGTAAAAGAGCTGAAACCCAATTTCTATGTTTTTGATATGGGACAGAATCTTTCGGGATTTCCAACCATCAAAGTAAAAGGAAAAAGAGGGCAATCGATTCGTGTTTGGGTTGCCGAAGGTTTAAATGAAGAAGGCACAATTGCTCAGGGAAGATCAGGAAAACCATACTATTACGATTATACTTTAAAGGGCGATGGAGTGGAAGAATGGACGCCAAAATTTAGTTTCTACGGTTATCAATATGTTCAGATTGAAAATATTAATTATAAAGAAGATAAGAATAAAGAGTTTCCAACTTTGGTCGATTTAAAATCGAATTTCATTTACAATTCGGCTGGAGAAGCAGGAAATTTTGCTTGTTCGAATGAGATTTTCAATAAAACACACGAATTGATCAATAATTCGATTAAAAGTAATTTCCAAAGCGTTTTTACCGATTGTCCGCAACGTGAAAAATTAGGCTGGTTGGAAGAAATTCAGCTGAATGGTCCAGGTTTAATGTTTAATTACAATCTTCAGAATTTCCTTCCCGCAACCATGCAGAATATTTCTGATTCACAACGTGATAACGGCTTAATTCCGACAATTGTTCCTGAATATGTAATCTTTGGAGGCGATTTTACCGATTCTCCAGAATGGGGAGTTACAGGCGTAATTCTGCCTTGGATGTATTATGAATATTACGGAGATGCTTCACTATTAGAAAAATATTTTCCTGTAATGAAAAACTATGTGGATTATTTAGGAACAAAAGCAACAAATCATATCGTTTCACACGGATTAGGTGATTGGTATGATTATGGAACACATCCTGCTGGATATTCTAAAAATAGTCCGATTGCGCTTTCTGCGACTTCGCACTATTATTATGGAGCTTATTTAGTAGCAAAAGCATCAAAATTACTAGGTAAAACCGAAGATTTTGAGAAATACGATACATTGGCTTCTGAGATTAAAACGGCTTTCAACAAAGAATTTTTTAACGAAGAAACCAAACAGTACGGAACAAACAGCCAGTTTAGCAATGCTGTTCCGATTTTTATGGATATTGTGGAGCCTCAGTATAAAGAAGCTGTAATGCAGAATTTATTAGCAGATATCAAAGAAAAAGGAGATCGCTTGACAACAGGAGATGTTGGAAATCGTTACTTATTTCAGACTTTGGCAAGAAATGGCGAAAACGAAACCATGTACAGAATGCACAATCATTACGATGCGCCGGGTTATGGTTTTCAGATTAAATTTGGCTTGACTACTTTAACGGAACAATGGGATCCGAGAAAGGGAAATTCGTGGAATCATTTTATGTTAGGACAAATTGAAGAATGGTTTTATCAAAGTTTAGCTGGAATCATGTCTGATCCTGAAAAACCAGGATTCAAACATTTCTTTATTCAGCCAGAAGTAGTTGGCGATATGACTTTCGCGAAAGCGGACTATCAATCAGTTTACGGAAAAATCGCTTCTTCTTGGGAAAAGAAAGACGGCAAATTTATTTTGACAGTTCAGATTCCGGTGAATACAACTGCGACAATAAAATTGCCGGTTGCTAAAAATTCGGAAATAAAAATTGACAATAAAAAGGTTAGGGTAGGTTTTGATGAAAAAGCTCAAAAGCCTGTTTTGGAATTAGGATCTGGAATTTATACAATAGAATGTCAATTGTAA
- a CDS encoding MGH1-like glycoside hydrolase domain-containing protein, with protein sequence MLQHFKHKIITLSVVVACINSSCKSTVDHSQKGKSVILKEENFKHYVDYFNTMEDENLKFAIPNDSAWTWMEKNIPLFECPQQNFEEIYYFRWWSVRKHIKNTPQGFAITEFLVDRSYADKYNMISCALGHHINEFRWVHDPKYIEQDVKIWYRGNDGKPMNKLYKFSSWTADALYNRYLVNKDEKFLLDLYPDMVTDYVVWEKDRQRKDGLFWQHDVKDGMEESLSGGRKVQNARPTINSYMYGNAIAISKMAELKGDKETETKFKAKADVLQQLVETKLWNQKSEFFETLTEKDTLAQVREAIGFIPWYFNLPEQNKGFEKAWEQIKDEKGFSAPFGLTTAERRSPRFRTHGTGTCEWDGAIWPFASSQTLTALANVLNNYNQDFVAKPDYFKQMELYVQSQYYRGKPYLGEYLDETTGYWLMGDRERSRYYNHSTFNDLVITGLVGLRPRADEKIEVNPLIPQEKWDWFCLDNVLYHGNIITILWDKTGEKYKKGKGFRIFKNGKEIAVSEKLEKLVSE encoded by the coding sequence ATGTTACAACATTTCAAACATAAAATAATTACGCTTTCAGTTGTCGTTGCTTGTATAAACAGCAGTTGCAAATCGACTGTGGATCATTCGCAAAAAGGAAAATCGGTTATTTTAAAAGAAGAAAACTTCAAACATTATGTTGATTATTTCAATACAATGGAAGATGAAAATTTGAAGTTTGCAATTCCGAATGACAGCGCTTGGACCTGGATGGAAAAGAATATTCCGTTGTTTGAATGTCCACAGCAGAATTTTGAGGAAATCTATTATTTCCGTTGGTGGAGTGTTCGAAAACATATTAAAAATACACCACAGGGATTTGCAATTACAGAGTTTTTGGTAGATCGTTCGTATGCCGATAAATACAATATGATTAGTTGTGCTTTGGGGCATCATATCAACGAATTCAGATGGGTTCACGATCCGAAATACATTGAGCAGGATGTGAAAATCTGGTACCGAGGAAATGATGGAAAACCAATGAACAAATTGTATAAATTTAGCAGTTGGACAGCCGATGCTTTATACAATCGTTATTTGGTGAATAAAGATGAAAAATTCTTATTGGATTTGTACCCAGACATGGTTACAGATTATGTCGTTTGGGAAAAAGACCGTCAGAGAAAAGATGGTTTGTTTTGGCAGCATGATGTGAAAGATGGAATGGAAGAATCTTTAAGCGGAGGAAGAAAAGTGCAAAATGCGAGACCAACGATTAACAGTTATATGTACGGGAATGCTATAGCAATTTCTAAAATGGCTGAGTTGAAAGGCGATAAGGAAACAGAAACCAAATTCAAAGCGAAAGCTGACGTTTTACAACAATTAGTCGAAACCAAATTATGGAATCAGAAAAGCGAATTTTTTGAAACTTTAACAGAAAAAGATACTTTAGCACAAGTTCGAGAAGCAATCGGATTTATTCCGTGGTATTTTAATCTTCCAGAGCAAAACAAAGGATTTGAAAAAGCCTGGGAACAGATTAAGGATGAAAAAGGATTTTCGGCTCCGTTTGGTTTGACAACGGCTGAAAGAAGAAGTCCAAGATTTAGAACACACGGAACAGGAACCTGTGAGTGGGATGGTGCGATTTGGCCATTTGCAAGTTCGCAGACTTTAACGGCTTTGGCGAATGTTTTGAATAATTACAATCAGGATTTTGTAGCCAAACCCGATTATTTCAAACAAATGGAATTGTATGTTCAATCACAATATTATAGAGGAAAACCTTATCTTGGCGAGTATTTGGATGAAACAACAGGTTATTGGTTAATGGGCGACAGAGAAAGAAGCCGTTACTACAATCACTCGACTTTTAATGATTTAGTGATTACGGGTTTGGTTGGTTTACGTCCGAGAGCAGATGAAAAGATTGAAGTAAATCCATTGATTCCGCAAGAAAAATGGGATTGGTTTTGTCTTGACAATGTTCTGTATCACGGCAATATTATTACCATTCTTTGGGACAAAACTGGAGAAAAATATAAAAAAGGAAAAGGTTTTAGAATCTTTAAAAACGGAAAAGAAATTGCAGTTTCTGAGAAATTGGAGAAGTTAGTTTCTGAATAA